CCGGGCCCGCTCGAGCCTGTGCGGCCCGCCAACCCCCGCCAGGCCGAGCCCGACGACGACGTTTTCGGTGGCGGTGTAGCCCTCGATCAGGTGGAAGTCCTGGAAGACGTAGCCCACGCGCCTGGCGCGGTAGCGGTCGCGCTCGGCTTCGCCGAGGCGCGAGAGGTTCTGGCCGTGCACCCACACCTCGCCTTCGCTGGCGACCAAGAGCCCCGCCAAGAGGTGCAGGAGCGTGGTCTTGCCGCTCCCCGAGGGGCCGGTCACCGCGACCTGCTCGCCACTCGCCAGCGTGAAGTCCGGGAAACTCAGGGTGATCCGCTCGCGCGCGCGCCGGAACCGGTGCCTAACGTTCAGAGCGCGGATCACGGTATTAGCGCACCCGCTCGACCCGCTCGGCGTAGATGCGGATCAGGCTGAGGCCCGCCTCGACGCTGCTATCGACGCCGAGCTCGAGCCGTCCTACTATCCGCAGCGGATCGCTGTTGTGCTGGGCGTCCATCCTGCGGCCGTCCTCGAGAACCACCAGCACGACGTCGGGCGGCCAGTCGGCCGCGTCCGAGCAAAACGGGCAGGTGAGCATGGGAAAGCGCGTCAGCATAAACCAGTCGATCCTGGGCTTTAGCGGCGGCGCCATGAAGCCGGTGAGCTCGACCCTCTCGCCCTCGAGCGCCAAGAGGTTGTCCGAGTACTCGATCCCGCCCATCACCACGCGCGCGTGGAAGGCCCCCAGCTCGAGCGGCGCCTGGGCCGCGCCAAGACTGAGAGCGAGGCTGAGGGCGAGGGTCACGGCGAACGTCAACAGGTAAGGCATCTTTGGATAGAGCATCTTTGGGTAAGGCATCTTTGCAGGCATCATTCCTCCTCGAGGAGCCTTGCCAAGTCGTCGGGGCTGAGGGGGCCGTAGTGAACACCCGCCAGCTCGCCCTTCCGCACGACGTAGCTGGCCGGCAGGCCGGGGAGCCTGAGCGCTTGCAACTCCCGGTGCGACGCGAAGTAGACCGGCAGGAGCTCGAGCCCCTCGTCGGCCAAAAAGCGCGCCACGGCACCGTGGGCGTCACCGAGGTTGACGGCGAGGAGGGCAATGCGCCCCGCCTCGTGGTAGTCGAGGAGCCAGGGGAGTTCCTCACGGCAGGGCGGGCACCAGGTCGCCCAGACGTTCACGACCACGGTGTCTGGTATGGCGGTGTCTGGTATGGCGGTGTCTGGTATGGCGCCTTGCGTACTCAGCTCGGCGAGCGTGTACGTGTCGTCCGCCCAGTCCCGAACCCGGATCTCCCCCAGCGCGCCACCCAGGCTCAAACTCGTGAGGGCGAGAAGTAGCTGGAGCATTTCTGACCTCCAATCATAAAACGCCTTGACGAGGACGAGATAGAACGTCGGCAAAATAGTGGGCGCGAGGGACGAAATCAAATGCATTCCGTCCCTCGCACGAGTTTAGCGTTCGGCCGCGCTGGGCTGCGGCGGCGTGATGAGGTTGGCGTAGAGGCGGTAGGCGCCGGGGACGTTCTCTTCGATCTGCAGGTGCAAAACGAGGTTGGTGTGGGTGTAGCGCCCCGCGCCCAGCTCCGCGGTGAGGACCGAACCCAGGAACGGCGTCTCCTCGGGGGTGTCGGGCCAGTCTCGGTCGGTGATCGAGAACAGCTCGGTGTACTCCTCCGCCCACTCGTCGGGGAAGTAGAGCCCGCGCTCCTTGATCCAGCCGTCGAAGTCGGCTTCGGTGATCTCATTGGGAGCGTTCAAGAGCGGGTGACCGGCGGCCAGGAACTCGACCGGTGCCTGGTGATCGGTGACCCGCGAGAGGATCGAGACCGTGCCGTGCTGGAGAAAGTAGGGCGGGGTGCTGTTCGGGTCCCAGTTGTCGAAGGGGCGGTGGTACTGGACGACCAGGTTGCCGCCGTTACGGACCCACTCGAGCAGGCGCTCGTTGGCCGCCGCCAAATCCGGGCGCAAGCGGTAGCCGTAGACGCCGACCATGATGGTGTCATAACCGGAGAGGTCGCCGCTGGTCAGCTCGTCTCCGCTCAACAGCTCGACCTGCACACCGATCCGGCGCAGCGCCTCGGGGACGAGGTCGACACCGCTGTCGACGTAGCCGACCCGCAGGCTCTCGTCAAAGACCACCTCAAAGGCCTGGACGTTGACGGTCGCGGGCAGGACCATGTAGGAGCGGTCGATGTGCTGGTAGTCGACCACCCGCACCCAGCTCGCGGACGAGGCGGCACCGTCGGCCACTATCTCAAAGTCGTAGGAGCCGCTCGCCAGCCCCTCGGGGGGCAAGAGGGTGAACGAGACCGCCTGCACATCGCCGCCGCGGCTAAAGGAAACCGCCTGTTCGGCGGGCTCGACCCCCCAGCCCTCCGGCGCGACCACGCTCAGGGTGCTGTCGGCTTCGCCGCTCAGGTAACTCGTCACGGCCACGTCGAGCGTCAGGGGAGCGTCGGGCTGCAGCAGGTTGTAGACGAGGTTTTGAGGGTTGGCGCGGATCGACAGGTCGGGAAGCACCGCCACGGTCTCGGCGGGATCGACCGCCACTCGGACCGCCTCGCCGCCGCTTTCGTAGCTGATGACGCCCTGGATGTCGCTGTTGGCGTCGAAAGGATGCATGTAGCGGCGGTAGGGGTGAAAGAAGGGGGCGTCCGCGGCGACCGTGACTGCAAACGTCGCGGTCATGGTTTCGTTGTAGCCGAGCGTCCCGCGCTGAGCGAGCAGGTCGGCTTCCGCGGTATCATCGGCGGCGTCGTCTTCCAGGAGGCGTTCGACCGTCCAGCCGTCAGGCACCTCGAGCTCCAAGGTGACGTTCTCGAGCGGGGTTTGGCCGCCCACAAAGGCCATGAGCGTGAATTCGGTGGTGGCGCCGCGGGTGAGTTCGGCGGCGCCGGCGGTAAGGCGCGGCACCAAGAGCGCGGAGACGCGGTGGGCGTGCTGCAGCTGGGCTTCCTTGAGCCCCAACCGGAAGCCCAGGTCATAGGCGAGCTCTTCGTCGAGCGCTGCGCTGCTCAGTTGTGCGCGCGCCTCGCGGACCTCGGCGAGCGCGCTCGTCACGGCGGCGTTGACGCGCCCAGAGTCGGGGTAGGCGCCGAGGGCCTCTTGGATGTGCTCATCCGCCTGCCGGATCGCGCTCCGCAGGGCCTCGTCGGCAACGAGCTCGGCGAGGTCTTGCAGCGTCTGGGGCAGCCCGTCGAACATGGAGGTCTCCTGGTTGGCGACCTCGATGACCGCATCGGCCAGATAGAGATCGGTGGTCCGCGGCCCCTCATCGGCCCAGCGGCCCATGTCCTGGCTGCGGTGGTAGGCCCGCGACTGCTGGCCCAGCTGATCGTAGGAGGCACCGAAGATCGGGTCGTAGTCGCCGATGTCGATGACCAGGGTGGCCGGCAACTCCTCTTCGGCCAGGCCGCTGCCGCGGCCGGCTGGCAGGTAGAACTTCTTGGCCTGCCAAGGGCGCAAGCCCCCCTCGAGCTGCTCGGGGAAGGCCTCGGGATCGGCCGCCAGGCGGAAGGCCTCCTCGGTCGCCAGCGACGCGGCGCGGTGATGCCCGTGCTGGCCCCAGACGTCCTGGAAGTTGGTGAAGATCACGTCGGGGCGGCTCTCGCGGATGACGCGGACGAGCTTCTCCATGAGGACGTCACCGCCCCAGAGCTGGATCGTCTCCACGGCCGACTTGGAAAACGCCCAGTCGTAGATGGGGTCGTCGAAGCTCTCGCTCAGAAAGTAGAGCTCGACGTTGAAGGCTTGGCTGGCCTCCTCCATCTCGTGGCTGCGGAGGACGCCCAAAGCGTCGTAGCGTTCGGTGCCGATCGAGTTCTGGCCGCCCTCGCCGCGGTTGGCGGTGACGGTGATGACGCGCACCCCCTGGCCGCGCGACAGGAGCGCCAGCAGGCTGCTCCGTTCGTCGTCGGGGTGAGCGCCGGTGGTCATCTGGGAAGCGATCGACTTCAAGGGGGTCAGGGCCTCCCAGAGCTCGATGACGCCGCGCTGACTCTCCTGCTGCAAGACGCGTTCGTCGGTGAGGCTCTGAGCGGCGACGACGGCAAGGGAGATGAGCAGGACGAGGCTGATAGAGCGATGGACAAGAAGCCTCAGAGGGTGTTTCCTTGGTGACATTCGCTTGGTCCTTTCATTGGGTCCTTCATAGGGTTTTTCATGTGGAACGTGCCCCTGCACAGCATGGAAATCGGCCAGCCTCTCACCTTCCTTTCGATCGTGACCTCGATCGTGACCAACGTACCGGAGCGGTGGGATCACGAGGCGATGGGTAAAGCCATACAGAGCGGGTCGGAAGCAAAAATAGAGGTTTTTAAAACTATATTAAAATAGAGTATAAAATAGTGGCCCTGCTTTGTCAACGCAGGAGAAACCCGTCCGCGGAGGCTAGAGCGCTGTGCGCAAGTTGGTATAGTGGTCGGGTGAGATCGTGTTGAGCGAGCTCGAGGGAGCTGATGGCTGAGCTGGTTAGCCGTCACGTGGCCACCGTCGCCGAGGCGATGGCCCTGGCGCAAGAGCGTCTTGACGCCGCCGGGGTGGACAACCCCTGGGAGGACGGCGTCAGCCTGCTCGGGCAGCTGTTGGGGATATCCAGGTCTGCCGTGATGCTCGAGCGCAACCGCCCCCTGAGCCTTGAGAGATGGACCCTGTACCTGTCCCAGCTAGGCCGCCGCGCCCGCCGTGAGCCCCTGCAGCACATCCTCGGCGTAGCCTACTTCTACGGGCTCGAGCTGACGGTGTCTCCGGCCGTGCTCATTCCCCGCCCCGAGACGGAGCGGCTCGTCGAGCTCGCCCTGGAGGCGCTCACAGGCGTTC
This is a stretch of genomic DNA from Deinococcota bacterium. It encodes these proteins:
- a CDS encoding ATP-binding cassette domain-containing protein → MIRALNVRHRFRRARERITLSFPDFTLASGEQVAVTGPSGSGKTTLLHLLAGLLVASEGEVWVHGQNLSRLGEAERDRYRARRVGYVFQDFHLIEGYTATENVVVGLGLAGVGGPHRLERAR
- a CDS encoding TlpA family protein disulfide reductase; this translates as MLQLLLALTSLSLGGALGEIRVRDWADDTYTLAELSTQGAIPDTAIPDTAIPDTVVVNVWATWCPPCREELPWLLDYHEAGRIALLAVNLGDAHGAVARFLADEGLELLPVYFASHRELQALRLPGLPASYVVRKGELAGVHYGPLSPDDLARLLEEE
- a CDS encoding PIG-L family deacetylase — protein: MSPRKHPLRLLVHRSISLVLLISLAVVAAQSLTDERVLQQESQRGVIELWEALTPLKSIASQMTTGAHPDDERSSLLALLSRGQGVRVITVTANRGEGGQNSIGTERYDALGVLRSHEMEEASQAFNVELYFLSESFDDPIYDWAFSKSAVETIQLWGGDVLMEKLVRVIRESRPDVIFTNFQDVWGQHGHHRAASLATEEAFRLAADPEAFPEQLEGGLRPWQAKKFYLPAGRGSGLAEEELPATLVIDIGDYDPIFGASYDQLGQQSRAYHRSQDMGRWADEGPRTTDLYLADAVIEVANQETSMFDGLPQTLQDLAELVADEALRSAIRQADEHIQEALGAYPDSGRVNAAVTSALAEVREARAQLSSAALDEELAYDLGFRLGLKEAQLQHAHRVSALLVPRLTAGAAELTRGATTEFTLMAFVGGQTPLENVTLELEVPDGWTVERLLEDDAADDTAEADLLAQRGTLGYNETMTATFAVTVAADAPFFHPYRRYMHPFDANSDIQGVISYESGGEAVRVAVDPAETVAVLPDLSIRANPQNLVYNLLQPDAPLTLDVAVTSYLSGEADSTLSVVAPEGWGVEPAEQAVSFSRGGDVQAVSFTLLPPEGLASGSYDFEIVADGAASSASWVRVVDYQHIDRSYMVLPATVNVQAFEVVFDESLRVGYVDSGVDLVPEALRRIGVQVELLSGDELTSGDLSGYDTIMVGVYGYRLRPDLAAANERLLEWVRNGGNLVVQYHRPFDNWDPNSTPPYFLQHGTVSILSRVTDHQAPVEFLAAGHPLLNAPNEITEADFDGWIKERGLYFPDEWAEEYTELFSITDRDWPDTPEETPFLGSVLTAELGAGRYTHTNLVLHLQIEENVPGAYRLYANLITPPQPSAAER